A stretch of Castanea sativa cultivar Marrone di Chiusa Pesio chromosome 2, ASM4071231v1 DNA encodes these proteins:
- the LOC142626038 gene encoding FLUCTUATING-LIGHT-ACCLIMATION protein 1, chloroplastic-like codes for MAFKFFQNHQILAFSLALLFTHEFLYTALAASGGRMGGSSFSSEEEKSSHSSSNSYDVYHYHYGKPGYGRGYRSYDGNSQRVNAEPKRENKGSFSWFSLLPFGIFGGFLLWMICTYDTAVSVVKIQVGLSGKAHSLQRDLNNLAGAGDTSEKKGFHIILTESIVALLRHQNYWISGYSSVKQKRGVEAVEKEFRQLSVEEREKIEIESLVNVDNIKVQRTLIPKDNKLRKDYIVVTLVVAVKGAPNLPEIRSTEDLRKALHQLNSVTSRETLAVEVLWTPQVEHDTLSEDELLEKYPILRPI; via the exons ATGGCCTTCAAGTTTTTTCAAAACCACCAAATTCTTGCTTTCAGTCTAGCTTTGTTATTCACCCATGAATTTTTGTACACAGCCTTAGCTGCCTCTGGTGGCAGAATGGGtggttcttccttttcttcagaGGAAGAAAAATCGTCACATTCCTCGTCTAATTCTTACGATGTATATCATTATCACTATGGTAAACCAGGGTATGGTCGTGGCTATAGATCCTATGATGGTAATAGCCAAAGGGTCAATGCAGAGCCAAAGAGAGAGAACAAGGGTTCTTTTTCATGGTTTAGTCTCTTGCCATTTGgaatttttggtgggtttttacTTTGGATGATTTGTACTTATGATACAGCAGTGAGTGTTGTCAAGATTCAG GTTGGGCTATCAGGCAAGGCTCATTCACTTCAAAGAGATCTTAATAATCTTGCTGGAGCTGGAGACACATCTGAAAAGAAGGGTTTCCACATCATATTAACAG AGTCCATAGTAGCCCTGCTTCGGCATCAAAATTACTGGATCTCTGGTTATTCATCT GTGAAACAAAAGCGGGGCGTTGAAGCTGTGGAAAAGGAATTCAGACAACTTTCAGttgaagagagggagaaaattGAAATCGAGTCACTTGTCAATGTTGACAATATAAAAGTTCAAAGAACCCTTATCCCAAAGGACAACAAACTTAGAAAAGATTACATAGTG GTCACACTCGTGGTCGCTGTTAAAGGTgcaccaaatctacctgaaatCAGAAGTACAGAGGACTTAAGAAAGGCCTTGCATCAACTGAATTCCGTCACTTCCAGAGAAACATTG GCTGTAGAGGTGCTTTGGACCCCGCAGGTAGAACATGATACATTGTCAGAAGATGAATTGCTTGAAAAATACCCGATTTTGAGGCCAATATGA
- the LOC142625681 gene encoding putative serine/threonine-protein kinase WNK9 yields the protein MNGVTAIEPDYTEFVEVDPTGRYGRYNEILGKGASKTVYRAFDEYQGIEVAWNQVKLYNFLRSPEDLERLYCEIHLLKTLKHNNIMKFYTSWVDIANRNINFVTEMFTSGTLRQYRLKHRRVNIRAVKHWCRQILKGLLYLHSHDPPVIHRDLKCDNIFINGNQGEVKIGDLGLAAILRKSHAARCVGTPEFMAPEVYEEEYNELVDIYSFGMCILEMVTFEYPYSECTHPVQIYKKVISGKKPEALYKVEDPEVRLFVEKCLATVSRRLTARELLMDPFLQIDDYGYNLSPIGYRGDFDELGPLLREPHYGIYDSNCSLINDYGNYLGYIPGNDFETSELDLFTCQGDEHLTDVDITIEGKRREDDGVFLRLRIVDKEGRIRNIYFPFDIENDTALSVAAEMVAELDITDQDEAKIADMIDGEISTLVPEWKRGLGIEGSPHNTSASFCHNYVSNGSLLDYVSSNNPGAKNLQVLQCSKQGGAAVHGRFEEITYQVEESEQCVSEGAPKTSSQSGGGIHFADIWAQLDGPELSSQRSREIHWDEGSKTLDQTPFGSDERIINVDDQCISNARNTLSTTTSVDCALLDDYENEIRQELRWLKAKYQMQLREHRDHQLGAKWKFSSMSPKSPPLDSPSLKRESNETILESLSSGKHFTSDFPVAADKKCSSVANQSENNEETNESFSPEKIFTTKNFYSGVLLPHSLHRATSLPVDAVDV from the exons ATGAATGGTGTTACAGCTATTGAACCAGATTACACTGAGTTTGTTGAAGTTGATCCCACTGGAAGATATGGAAGA TACAATGAAATTCTTGGCAAAGGAGCTTCAAAGACAGT CTACAGAGCCTTTGATGAGTATCAAGGGATTGAAGTGGCATGGAATCAGGTAAAGCTCTATAACTTCCTGAGAAGTCCTGAAGATCTTGAGAGGCTGTACTGTGAAATTCATTTGCTCAAGACATTGAAACACAACAACATCATGAAGTTCTACACTTCCTGGGTTGATATTGCTAACAGGAACATCAACTTTGTCACTGAGATGTTCACCTCTGGTACTCTCAGACA GTATAGGCTAAAGCACCGGAGAGTCAACATTAGAGCAGTGAAGCATTGGTGTAGACAGATTTTGAAAGGCCTTCTATATCTCCACAGCCATGACCCTCCTGTTATCCATAGGGACCTCAAGTGTGACAACATTTTTATCAATGGGAACCAAGGGGAAGTCAAGATTGGTGATCTCGGCCTTGCTGCAATCCTGCGTAAATCTCATGCTGCTCGCTGTGTTG GAACTCCAGAGTTCATGGCACCAGAGGTTTATGAAGAGGAATACAACGAATTAGTAGACATATATTCTTTTGGAATGTGCATCTTGGAGATGGTAACCTTTGAATATCCATACAGTGAATGCACCCACCCTGTTCAGATATACAAGAAAGTTATCTCT GGGAAAAAACCAGAGGCTCTTTATAAAGTAGAAGATCCTGAGGTGCGACTGTTTGTTGAAAAATGCTTAGCAACTGTGTCCCGTAGGCTCACTGCTAGGGAGCTTTTGATGGACCCTTTTCTCCAAATTGATGATTATGGATATAATTTAAGTCCAATAGGGTACCGAGGAGATTTTGATGAATTAGGCCCTCTCTTAAGAGAACCCCACTACGGAATTTATGATAGTAACTGCTCTTTGATCAACGATTATGGCAATTATCTTGGTTATATACCTGGAAATGATTTTGAAACAAGTGAACTTGATCTCTTCACTTGTCAAGGGGATGAGCATTTGACAGATGTTGACATCACAATCGAagggaaaagaagagaagatgaTGGCGTCTTTTTAAGGCTCAGAATTGTAGATAAAGAAG GCCGTATTCGAAACATCTACTTCCCATTTGACATTGAGAATGACACAGCATTGAGCGTTGCGGCAGAAATGGTGGCAGAGCTTGATATCACTGACCAAGATGAGGCAAAAATAGCAGATATGATTGATGGTGAAATTTCTACCTTGGTGCCTGAGTGGAAGAGGGGGCTTGGCATAGAGGGAAGTCCACATAACACAAGTGCAAGTTTCTGTCACAATTATGTTTCAAATGGTTCTCTATTGGATTATGTGTCATCAAATAATCCAGGTGCCAAGAATCTGCAAGTTCTTCAGTGTTCTAAGCAAGGAGGTGCTGCTGTCCATGGCCGTTTCGAAGAAATTACTTATCAGGTAGAAGAGTCCGAACAATGTGTCTCTGAAGGTGCACCAAAAACATCAAGCCAGTCTGGTGGTGGCATCCATTTTGCTGACATCTGGGCTCAGCTAGACGGGCCGGAATTGAGTTCACAGAGGTCAAGAGAGATCCACTGGGATGAAGGAAGTAAAACATTGGACCAAACACCCTTTGGATCAGATGAGAGAATAATAAATGTGGATGATCAATGTATATCCAATGCAAGAAACACTCTCTCCACAACCACTTCAGTTGACTGTGCCCTCTTGGATGATTATGAGAATGAAATTAGGCAAGAATTAAGATGGCTCAAAGCAAAGTATCAAATGCAGTTGAGGGAGCATAGAGACCATCAATTAGGAGCAAAATGGAAATTTTCAAGCATGTCTCCAAAATCGCCACCATTGGATTCTCCATCactaaagagagagagcaatgaAACTATCCTGGAATCTTTGTCCTCTGGGAAGCATTTCACTTCAGATTTTCCCGTTGCTGCTGATAAGAAATGCTCCAGTGTGGCAAACCAAagtgaaaataatgaggaaacCAACGAATCTTTTAGTCCCGAGAAGATATTTACTACCAAGAATTTCTATTCAGGAGTTTTGCTTCCACACTCTCTTCACAGGGCAACTTCTCTTCCAGTTGATGCTGTAGATGTTTAA
- the LOC142624254 gene encoding uncharacterized protein LOC142624254, producing MENRPTILVTNDDGIDAPGLQALVRVLVSTQRYNVQVCAPDSEKSAVSHCITWRHPLTVKQVHIDGATAFAASGTPADCASLGISKALFPSIADLVVSGINMGSNCGYHIIYSGTVAGAREAFFNDLPSVSISYDWVGGKSSVDDYTLAAEACLPIISAILAEIRNQAYPQKCFLNIDLPTDVANNKGYRLTKQGKSIFRMGWKQVTSDMQGGKMLSTMTMEANSEASAETETSATLPDNLLFKREVKGAHVDEEVDTDYQYVREGYITVTPLAALSRADSDSYAFFQNWLPSVAEHASTSSL from the exons ATGGAAAACCGGCCAACGATTCTGGTGACCAACGACGACGGCATCGACGCGCCGGGACTTCAAGCACTGGTTCGAGTCCTCGTCTCCACGCAACGCTACAATGTCCAAGTCTGCGCTCCTGATTC GGAAAAGTCAGCTGTTAGTCATTGTATTACTTGGCGTCACCCCCTTACTGTGAAACAAGTACATATTGATGGAGCAACAGCCTTTGCAGCTTCTG GAACTCCAGCTGACTGTGCTTCTTTGGGAATTTCCAAAGCACTCTTTCCTTCAATTGCTGATCTG GTAGTTAGTGGCATCAACATGGGTAGCAACTGTGGTTATCACAT CATTTACTCTGGCACAGTAGCAGGTGCTCGAGAGGCCTTTTTCAATGATTTACCTTCTGTCTCTATATCATATGATTG GGTTGGAGGTAAGAGTAGTGTAGATGACTATACGCTTGCTGCTGAGGCTTGTTTACCAATCATAAGTGCAATTCTGGCTGAGATCAGGAATCAGGCTTATCctcaaaaatgttttttgaacaTAGATCTGCCAACAGATGTTGCTAATAATAAG GGGTACAGGCTGACTAAGCAGGGTAAAAGTATATTTAGAATGGGATGGAAGCAAGTTACTTCTGACATGCAAGGAGGCAAAATGTTATCAACTATGACCATGGAGGCTAACTCAGAAGCATCAGCAGAAACTGAAACGTCAGCTACATTGCCAGACAATCTTTTGTTCAAGAGGGAA GTAAAGGGTGCCCATGTCGATGAGGAGGTCGATACAGACTACCAATATGTTCGAGAAGGATAT ATTACTGTCACTCCTCTTGCTGCCCTGTCACGTGCAGACAGCGATTCCTATGCCTTCTTTCAAAATTGGCTACCGAGTGTGGCTGAACATGCTTCTACATCATCCTTGTGA